A DNA window from Verrucomicrobiota bacterium contains the following coding sequences:
- the dnaJ gene encoding molecular chaperone DnaJ has protein sequence MAEDFYNLLGVDKGASNEELKKAYRKQALKYHPDRNPDDKDAEEQFKKVSHAYEILKDSEKRAAYDRYGPKAFEGGGMGPGGGRGHDPFDMFREVYEGGGGGGFGGIFDELFGGGGRSQSGGARAGANLQYDLQIKLGEAARGVEKEISFRRAVGCTPCSGTGAEPGTSKKTCNTCGGAGQVTTSRGFFRVKQACPSCHGSGSIIETPCKTCSGEGRVMKASNTQVKVPAGVDTGSRLRLSGMGEAGVGGGPTGDLIIVIHVQDHEIFEREGDDLYCQIPIKFTLATLGGAIEVPTLGGKASLKIPGGTQSGTTFRMRKKGMTSLRGYGVGDQYITVHVEVPKDLTGKQKELLEKFAIESGDDMEPIGKSFFDKAKRFFDER, from the coding sequence ATGGCTGAAGATTTTTATAATCTATTGGGTGTAGATAAGGGTGCCTCAAACGAGGAACTGAAAAAAGCTTATCGTAAGCAGGCACTCAAATACCATCCCGACCGCAATCCAGATGACAAGGATGCAGAGGAACAGTTTAAGAAGGTATCCCACGCATACGAGATACTCAAAGACTCTGAAAAACGTGCCGCTTATGACCGTTACGGACCCAAAGCCTTCGAAGGAGGTGGTATGGGCCCTGGTGGCGGTCGAGGGCATGATCCGTTTGATATGTTCCGTGAAGTCTACGAGGGTGGCGGCGGCGGCGGTTTTGGCGGAATCTTTGATGAACTTTTTGGCGGCGGCGGCCGCAGCCAATCGGGTGGAGCACGCGCCGGGGCAAATCTACAATACGATTTGCAAATCAAATTGGGTGAAGCTGCCAGGGGCGTTGAAAAAGAAATTTCTTTCCGCAGGGCGGTCGGTTGCACCCCGTGTAGCGGGACCGGTGCAGAACCAGGCACTAGCAAGAAGACTTGTAACACCTGCGGCGGAGCTGGCCAGGTGACTACCTCCCGAGGATTTTTCCGCGTCAAGCAGGCCTGCCCATCTTGTCACGGATCCGGCTCTATCATAGAAACGCCTTGCAAGACCTGCTCCGGCGAAGGTCGGGTTATGAAAGCGAGCAATACCCAGGTAAAAGTACCTGCGGGTGTTGATACGGGGTCCCGTTTAAGACTATCTGGCATGGGCGAAGCCGGTGTAGGCGGTGGCCCAACGGGTGACCTGATTATCGTTATTCACGTTCAGGATCACGAAATTTTTGAAAGAGAAGGCGATGATCTTTATTGCCAGATTCCGATTAAATTTACCCTGGCAACATTGGGTGGTGCCATAGAGGTGCCGACGCTTGGCGGAAAAGCCTCTTTAAAAATACCGGGTGGAACCCAGTCGGGAACAACTTTCCGCATGCGAAAAAAGGGGATGACCTCACTTAGAGGTTATGGTGTGGGCGATCAATACATCACTGTGCATGTAGAAGTACCAAAGGACCTTACCGGGAAACAAAAGGAATTACTGGAAAAATTTGCGATCGAGTCGGGGGATGATATGGAACCGATCGGTAAATCGTTTTTCGATAAGGCCAAACGATTCTTTGACGAACGCTAA
- the grpE gene encoding nucleotide exchange factor GrpE, whose translation MKEEEINNTLEEEMETPEGEEAAVESSESEESPITEDTTDDVKELSIEELLEKSRQEKEDLYEKVLRAAADFENFRKRTIREKEELRKFALSGLIEDLLPALDNLELGLMSADNHPEAKAISEGFRMVAQQLGSILQSNGLECVDPVGEVFDPNFHESVAFQPSDEVEDHKIIQVVRKGYSLNGRILRAANVIVSSGPATEEDGES comes from the coding sequence ATGAAAGAAGAGGAAATAAACAATACATTGGAAGAAGAAATGGAAACACCGGAAGGGGAAGAAGCTGCCGTGGAGTCGTCTGAATCAGAGGAATCACCTATCACAGAGGACACGACTGATGATGTGAAGGAACTTTCAATTGAGGAGTTACTGGAAAAGAGCCGTCAGGAAAAAGAAGACCTTTACGAAAAGGTGCTTCGGGCTGCAGCTGATTTCGAAAATTTCCGAAAACGCACTATTCGGGAAAAAGAAGAGCTTCGAAAATTCGCTTTATCGGGACTGATTGAGGATCTGTTGCCTGCCTTGGATAACCTGGAACTGGGTCTCATGTCTGCAGACAACCATCCAGAAGCGAAAGCCATTTCAGAAGGATTTCGCATGGTTGCCCAACAACTGGGTTCTATACTTCAAAGCAACGGTTTGGAATGTGTTGATCCTGTAGGGGAAGTCTTCGATCCGAATTTCCATGAAAGTGTCGCGTTTCAGCCGAGTGATGAAGTGGAAGATCACAAGATCATTCAAGTGGTTCGAAAAGGCTACTCGCTGAACGGGCGTATATTAAGAGCTGCCAATGTAATTGTATCCAGCGGCCCCGCTACAGAAGAAGATGGAGAAAGCTAG
- a CDS encoding class I mannose-6-phosphate isomerase, with translation MSSPIVFKPLYMERVWGGRGLEKKLNRTLPAEKLIGESWEVVDRPEAQSIVLSPPYTDLTIRELLQNHAGTVMGPAYDSEKPFPILIKWLDCQEKLSLQVHPPARVAKKFNGEPKTENWYIADAEEGSEMMVGLKKGVTRETFEAALKNGELEPLIHKPIVEAGDSIFVWSGRIHAIGGGNFILEIQQNSDTTYRVYDWGRLGLDGKPRELHVEESMESIAFDDFEPEPLRNTQPGDTLADCNEFRIRKEKVEAGNSLRFPDKTPPVLISVVFGNIEVQGKDRSLFQKGDTFLLPYQGDFEVTSSATAELLITDHFA, from the coding sequence ATGTCATCACCCATCGTTTTTAAACCTCTTTACATGGAACGCGTATGGGGTGGTCGAGGCCTCGAGAAAAAGTTAAATCGCACGCTCCCTGCCGAAAAATTGATTGGCGAGAGTTGGGAAGTTGTGGACCGACCTGAAGCGCAATCAATCGTGTTATCTCCACCTTATACTGATTTGACCATTCGTGAACTGCTTCAGAACCATGCCGGTACAGTGATGGGTCCAGCCTACGATTCCGAAAAGCCATTTCCGATTCTTATTAAGTGGTTGGATTGTCAGGAGAAATTGAGCCTGCAGGTTCATCCTCCTGCTCGCGTCGCCAAGAAATTCAACGGTGAACCCAAGACCGAGAATTGGTATATTGCCGATGCAGAGGAAGGCTCGGAAATGATGGTCGGATTGAAAAAAGGGGTTACGCGAGAGACTTTTGAAGCTGCTTTGAAAAACGGGGAACTGGAACCGTTGATTCATAAACCAATCGTTGAGGCTGGTGATTCCATATTTGTATGGAGCGGGAGAATTCATGCGATTGGTGGCGGAAACTTCATTCTGGAAATCCAACAAAACTCGGATACGACTTACAGAGTCTACGACTGGGGGAGATTGGGACTCGATGGGAAACCACGGGAGCTGCATGTGGAGGAATCAATGGAATCTATCGCGTTTGACGATTTTGAGCCAGAGCCGCTGCGCAACACACAACCGGGAGATACCTTGGCCGATTGTAATGAATTTCGCATTCGAAAAGAAAAGGTAGAGGCTGGAAACAGCCTTCGTTTTCCTGACAAAACTCCGCCGGTTTTAATCAGTGTAGTTTTTGGTAATATCGAAGTTCAAGGAAAGGATCGAAGTCTTTTCCAGAAAGGGGATACCTTTTTACTTCCTTATCAGGGTGACTTTGAAGTGACGTCTTCGGCTACTGCCGAGTTACTTATAACGGATCACTTTGCGTAG
- a CDS encoding DNA translocase FtsK produces the protein MAPPKKQTKGTSKTTLGSYSGKSRPITGFFFLVIGTLMLISLIIFDLDNSSFKEVPFGLPPSENASSEFVVGVFGEYIAFYSLLMFGFSAWVISFFCFWLSYLSLFKKSHFLKWPQILAIFAYTFSVSALGALIQDSFFQGREVEIHNDWSYAEGLGGLVGNVFYTHGMRTWFGPVGTSIVLAATLLLSLILLFTSDFSHILERSQIWLIDYREKAAQRRLKRKEEKARRKEEALNNLAGEASTAETVKPTTAKFRLREEDEEESILESIELEDVEDFIVPKTSDPATPVEKGKSLQIRVHGEGFSKKEAPDTPLKIVATQAMRKALKKSVPQKQGNYIFPTLALLKDPPEKDHALDKSEHEATAAALIQTLANFKVSVRMGEVHTGPVITRYEVHPAPGVKVGKILGLENDIALGLKALAVRIQAPVPGKGTVGIEVPNKRPEAVYLRDIIESEDWENSTAEIPIALGKEVSGRPLIADLTKMPHLLVAGATGSGKTVCINTIIASLVYHSSPEDIRFIMVDPKIVEMQVFNDLPHMMIPVVTDPKKVPGALKWLIAEMERRYQIFAKLGVRNIAGFNDKQKQSRKEASERKAQSAIDRMAGEDLLGMDDIPEAEAPYIEVPRDDNVLIPEKFPYIVCIIDELADLMMVAQQDVEVGIARLAQLARAAGIHLIIATQRPSVNVITGIIKANLPSRIAFQVSSKVDSRTILDEGGAEQLIGRGDMLFNPPGSGKLLRSQGCFVSDEEINNIVEFLKQNGPPQFVEEVQRQIELEDGEDIGELQEEEDDLFPAAIDVLRGTGRASTSMLQRRLKIGYNRAARIMDLMEARGIVGPDNGSKPRDILMDLENL, from the coding sequence ATGGCACCTCCCAAAAAACAGACCAAAGGGACAAGTAAAACCACACTAGGATCTTACAGCGGTAAGTCGCGTCCGATAACTGGATTTTTCTTTCTTGTTATAGGCACACTGATGCTCATTTCCCTCATCATATTTGATTTGGACAATAGTTCGTTTAAGGAAGTCCCCTTCGGACTTCCTCCTTCCGAAAATGCATCCAGCGAATTCGTGGTAGGCGTTTTCGGAGAATATATCGCTTTTTATTCTCTATTGATGTTTGGATTTTCAGCCTGGGTCATTTCGTTTTTTTGTTTTTGGTTGAGCTACCTATCTCTTTTTAAGAAATCTCACTTTCTGAAATGGCCCCAGATATTAGCCATTTTTGCTTACACTTTTTCCGTGTCTGCTTTGGGGGCGCTCATTCAGGATTCTTTCTTCCAAGGAAGAGAAGTTGAAATCCACAACGATTGGAGCTACGCTGAAGGCCTTGGAGGTTTAGTCGGGAACGTTTTTTACACTCATGGAATGCGAACTTGGTTTGGGCCGGTTGGAACATCCATTGTGTTGGCAGCTACGCTTTTGCTTAGCCTCATCTTGTTGTTTACATCGGACTTTTCCCATATCCTTGAACGTTCCCAGATATGGTTGATCGACTATCGAGAAAAGGCAGCCCAACGCCGCTTGAAACGCAAAGAGGAAAAAGCACGTCGAAAGGAGGAAGCTTTAAATAATCTGGCCGGGGAAGCGTCGACTGCAGAAACTGTTAAGCCCACAACAGCCAAGTTCCGACTGCGGGAAGAAGATGAAGAAGAATCTATTCTTGAGTCGATAGAGCTCGAAGACGTGGAGGATTTTATTGTACCGAAAACTTCGGATCCAGCAACACCGGTCGAAAAAGGGAAGTCCTTACAGATTCGAGTTCACGGTGAAGGTTTCTCGAAAAAAGAGGCACCTGACACGCCACTAAAAATTGTTGCCACGCAGGCAATGCGAAAGGCGCTAAAAAAATCCGTTCCTCAAAAGCAGGGGAATTACATCTTTCCTACTCTCGCGCTTTTAAAAGATCCTCCGGAAAAAGATCATGCGTTAGATAAGAGTGAGCATGAAGCAACAGCCGCAGCTCTAATTCAAACACTGGCCAACTTTAAAGTAAGCGTACGGATGGGTGAGGTTCATACCGGACCGGTTATCACGCGCTACGAGGTGCATCCCGCTCCTGGAGTTAAAGTTGGGAAAATTCTGGGGCTTGAAAACGATATCGCACTGGGGCTCAAAGCTCTCGCGGTTCGGATCCAGGCACCGGTTCCAGGCAAGGGTACCGTCGGAATTGAAGTTCCGAACAAAAGACCGGAAGCAGTTTACCTTCGCGATATTATTGAGTCGGAAGACTGGGAAAACTCCACTGCCGAGATACCAATAGCTTTAGGCAAGGAAGTAAGCGGACGGCCTCTCATCGCCGACCTTACAAAGATGCCTCACCTACTCGTAGCCGGTGCCACGGGATCCGGCAAAACCGTATGTATTAACACCATTATCGCTTCGCTCGTCTACCATTCGAGTCCTGAGGATATACGGTTTATCATGGTGGATCCGAAGATCGTGGAAATGCAGGTCTTTAATGACCTCCCACATATGATGATTCCTGTTGTTACCGATCCGAAAAAGGTCCCGGGTGCATTAAAGTGGCTGATCGCAGAAATGGAACGTCGCTACCAGATATTTGCCAAACTAGGGGTCCGAAACATCGCTGGCTTTAACGATAAACAGAAACAGTCGCGTAAAGAAGCGAGCGAAAGAAAAGCACAATCTGCCATCGATAGAATGGCTGGTGAGGATTTGCTCGGTATGGACGATATTCCAGAAGCCGAAGCTCCATACATTGAAGTGCCGCGAGATGACAATGTTCTCATTCCCGAAAAATTTCCCTACATCGTTTGCATTATTGATGAGTTGGCAGACCTTATGATGGTAGCTCAACAGGATGTTGAAGTTGGTATCGCTCGTTTGGCACAGTTGGCCCGGGCAGCAGGCATTCACCTCATCATCGCAACTCAACGACCTTCTGTAAATGTGATCACAGGTATCATTAAGGCCAATCTTCCAAGTCGTATCGCCTTCCAGGTCAGCTCAAAGGTAGACAGTCGGACCATATTGGACGAAGGCGGAGCCGAGCAACTTATTGGACGAGGAGACATGCTTTTTAATCCTCCCGGTTCGGGAAAATTATTACGTTCCCAGGGCTGTTTCGTCTCAGACGAGGAAATCAACAATATTGTAGAGTTCCTCAAACAAAACGGCCCTCCTCAATTTGTGGAAGAGGTTCAAAGACAAATTGAACTGGAAGACGGTGAAGATATCGGTGAACTTCAAGAAGAGGAGGATGATCTGTTCCCAGCTGCGATTGACGTGTTGCGAGGTACCGGTCGGGCATCCACTTCAATGCTCCAACGGCGCTTGAAAATTGGGTATAACCGCGCTGCAAGAATAATGGACCTTATGGAAGCACGTGGTATTGTCGGGCCGGATAATGGGTCGAAGCCACGCGATATTCTCATGGATTTAGAGAATCTTTAG